One window of Roseofilum capinflatum BLCC-M114 genomic DNA carries:
- a CDS encoding HEAT repeat domain-containing protein — protein sequence MNRERQQQFLEYLGDQYKFYLDTREAFLVRFDPANADKRHNELRFSWVNELTRPEAKIQYELKKICKAFNENGCNIISKHGRAQGGESPWEKAYNWLWTVKFPEWEKDNEPPEEGINWKDLCTRAFWEEKTRRKRATEKGHEVQVYVPLGLVKRQQQPRRDVQQQKTGEEVLAEEAPKAEEGMQQYQLTEKEIEERYEYEKFLAKVIGNAGKNLAIIGEPGAGKTTWLDQIGQELIKTERYPIWIPLARLQGMTLEAFLLEKWLKENLQVLQPTGEQKQEFIEWFKTEKVWVLLDGADEMSAANPVVEIRESLTGWVKQARVVLSCRLNVWESNLTTLQGFETYRTLCFEREQVEKFITDWFEREEEPELGKQLAQRLQEAESARILDLVRNPLRLSLLCQSWRLNPGEIPETKADLYEKFCRNIYAWKQDRFPTTFVQQQQLNQQLAELALRGMSENVPLLESLVHQVLGEWVELAKNVGWLNVVYRDTRTDEPVYAFFHLTFQEYFAACAVADGHFFLPSDHSPEQPSSQPYRIFESRWREVILLWLGRKDVEDEKKEEFIKALVNFEDGCYQLYWYRAYFLAAVGISEFKTCYLKDNILSKVIHFAFGAFNPEIKHWQAFYEEIRESSRKTLMTTDKRYISHKLIDLIQSNDLPDDIQLEVAENLAQISPYDSYAVSFFIKKIEDKDFEHLPFQKIDTLEKIGSNNQEVITCLIHLIDKCVNSDRLNTIFRIIEKIANQNIQVIDHCMTILKTTQYDYRRWTIMLGLADIGQGNKKLITELLDLVQQTQNETTRQTVIACLGKVAIQNKIAIARIVDILKTTSQEKTRHYAISSLGNMAKGHTDAIEVLSQLTKSNQNPDTCRRAAFSLGLIDPGNSDAISKLMQIMETVQDEDSRLQVAYNLGKLDPRNTQAIISLENLIHTTTEDEICRKACERLQLIDPGNPAVIEGLIKILKTTTIPHISDQPVFDSLGRIAKNDSKAIRAIIEYLANPHMFSSFRVAMESLCKITLGNEYVLSSILQLLEIHKDSIYYHEVIQWLGKLGQGNTDVIQALLKIIETSTDHISVHYAAKSLGDILTTHKQRQEIIFALQPHLSDETYENNFDLFKKCYELLWNIAQDLPYPDFYRAWHHLDTAPHPEVADQTPVGKTALTDTLNAQLLDLPNQLHPTPHTTPVCVDIQHLTKITDEDKLAKALSNRIFKQLFPGQTLPKISDCCDLETELINAQPRPHIALILHNGDPQESLLHLCQFLAPTVSIACITHTPLDAPLRGFPPDQENLVSALQSWLESIKN from the coding sequence ATGAACAGGGAACGTCAACAGCAGTTTCTTGAATATCTCGGAGACCAGTACAAGTTTTATCTGGATACTCGTGAGGCATTTTTAGTTCGCTTCGATCCAGCGAATGCGGATAAGCGCCATAATGAATTGAGGTTCTCTTGGGTAAACGAGTTAACACGCCCTGAAGCCAAGATCCAATATGAGTTAAAAAAAATTTGTAAAGCTTTCAATGAAAATGGCTGTAATATTATCAGCAAGCATGGACGCGCTCAAGGAGGTGAAAGTCCTTGGGAGAAAGCCTATAACTGGTTATGGACGGTCAAGTTTCCGGAATGGGAAAAAGACAATGAACCCCCTGAAGAGGGAATCAACTGGAAAGACCTCTGTACCCGCGCCTTCTGGGAGGAGAAAACCCGGCGCAAGCGTGCCACGGAGAAGGGTCACGAGGTGCAGGTTTATGTGCCCTTGGGATTGGTGAAGCGCCAGCAGCAACCGCGACGAGATGTGCAACAACAGAAGACAGGAGAAGAAGTTCTAGCAGAGGAAGCACCCAAAGCAGAAGAGGGGATGCAGCAGTATCAACTGACGGAAAAGGAGATCGAAGAGCGCTACGAATACGAGAAATTTTTAGCGAAAGTTATCGGTAATGCGGGGAAAAATTTGGCGATTATTGGGGAGCCGGGTGCGGGAAAAACGACCTGGTTAGACCAGATTGGGCAGGAGTTGATTAAGACAGAACGTTATCCGATTTGGATACCCTTGGCGCGATTGCAGGGGATGACGCTGGAGGCGTTTTTACTGGAGAAATGGTTAAAGGAAAATTTGCAAGTTTTGCAGCCGACAGGGGAACAGAAGCAGGAGTTTATTGAGTGGTTTAAGACAGAGAAGGTGTGGGTATTGTTGGATGGTGCAGATGAAATGTCTGCGGCTAATCCGGTGGTGGAGATTCGCGAGTCGTTGACGGGATGGGTGAAGCAAGCGCGGGTGGTGTTGAGTTGTCGGTTGAATGTCTGGGAAAGTAATCTGACGACATTACAGGGTTTTGAAACCTATCGCACGTTATGTTTTGAACGGGAGCAGGTGGAGAAGTTTATCACCGATTGGTTTGAGCGGGAGGAGGAACCGGAGTTAGGGAAACAGTTGGCGCAGAGGTTGCAGGAAGCAGAAAGTGCCCGGATTTTGGATTTGGTGAGGAATCCGTTGCGCTTGTCTTTGTTGTGTCAGAGTTGGCGATTGAATCCGGGGGAGATTCCGGAAACGAAGGCAGATTTATATGAGAAGTTTTGCCGCAATATTTATGCTTGGAAACAGGATCGGTTTCCGACGACGTTTGTGCAGCAACAACAGTTAAATCAACAGTTGGCAGAGTTGGCGCTCCGGGGGATGAGCGAGAATGTGCCGTTGCTCGAATCGTTGGTGCATCAGGTGTTGGGGGAATGGGTGGAGTTAGCGAAAAATGTGGGATGGTTGAATGTGGTTTATCGGGATACTCGCACCGATGAGCCGGTTTATGCCTTTTTCCATTTGACGTTTCAGGAGTATTTTGCCGCTTGTGCTGTGGCAGATGGGCACTTTTTCCTCCCGTCGGATCATTCGCCAGAACAGCCTTCGAGCCAACCCTATCGGATCTTTGAATCTCGTTGGCGCGAGGTCATTTTATTGTGGTTGGGGCGTAAGGATGTGGAGGATGAGAAGAAGGAGGAGTTTATTAAGGCGTTGGTGAATTTTGAGGATGGGTGTTACCAGTTGTATTGGTATCGTGCTTACTTTTTAGCTGCCGTTGGAATCAGTGAATTTAAAACTTGCTATTTGAAAGACAACATTTTATCAAAAGTTATACATTTTGCATTTGGTGCTTTCAATCCTGAAATCAAGCATTGGCAAGCCTTTTATGAAGAAATCAGAGAAAGTTCTAGAAAAACATTAATGACAACAGATAAAAGGTATATAAGTCATAAACTCATAGATCTAATTCAATCTAATGATCTTCCAGATGACATACAGTTAGAGGTTGCTGAAAACTTAGCGCAAATATCTCCATATGATTCTTATGCTGTTTCTTTTTTTATCAAAAAAATTGAAGATAAAGATTTTGAACATCTTCCTTTTCAAAAAATCGATACTCTTGAAAAGATTGGAAGTAACAACCAGGAAGTAATTACCTGCCTGATCCATCTCATAGACAAATGTGTTAATTCAGATAGATTGAACACAATCTTTAGAATTATAGAGAAAATTGCGAATCAAAATATACAAGTTATAGATCATTGTATGACTATACTAAAAACAACTCAATATGATTATAGACGTTGGACTATAATGTTAGGCTTGGCTGATATAGGACAAGGAAATAAGAAACTCATTACTGAATTACTAGATCTAGTGCAGCAAACGCAAAATGAAACAACTCGCCAAACAGTTATTGCTTGTTTGGGCAAAGTGGCTATACAAAATAAAATAGCCATCGCTAGAATAGTTGATATTCTCAAAACCACTTCACAAGAGAAGACTCGCCACTATGCAATATCTAGTTTGGGAAATATGGCAAAAGGACATACTGATGCAATAGAAGTCTTAAGTCAATTAACTAAAAGTAACCAAAATCCTGATACTTGTAGGCGTGCAGCTTTTAGTTTAGGTCTGATTGATCCTGGCAATTCTGATGCAATTTCTAAATTAATGCAAATCATGGAAACAGTTCAAGATGAGGATTCTCGTTTACAGGTGGCTTATAACTTAGGCAAGCTTGATCCTAGAAATACCCAGGCAATCATTTCATTGGAAAATCTAATACACACAACAACAGAAGATGAAATTTGCCGGAAAGCCTGTGAAAGGCTACAATTAATAGATCCTGGAAACCCCGCAGTAATTGAAGGTTTAATCAAAATACTCAAGACCACAACTATTCCCCATATTAGCGATCAACCGGTTTTTGATAGTTTAGGTAGAATAGCTAAAAATGATAGTAAAGCAATCCGCGCAATTATTGAATATCTTGCCAACCCACATATGTTCTCTAGTTTTAGAGTGGCAATGGAAAGTTTATGTAAAATAACTCTAGGAAATGAATATGTGCTATCTAGTATTCTTCAACTCCTAGAAATTCATAAAGATAGTATTTATTATCATGAAGTAATTCAGTGGCTAGGGAAATTGGGACAAGGAAATACCGATGTTATTCAGGCTTTGCTGAAAATCATAGAAACTTCTACTGATCATATAAGTGTTCACTATGCAGCTAAGAGTCTAGGCGATATTCTCACTACCCATAAACAACGGCAAGAAATAATTTTTGCTCTCCAACCTCACCTGAGCGATGAAACCTACGAAAACAACTTTGACCTCTTCAAAAAATGCTACGAACTCCTCTGGAACATTGCCCAAGACCTCCCCTACCCCGACTTCTACCGCGCTTGGCATCATCTCGACACTGCCCCCCATCCGGAAGTCGCAGACCAAACCCCGGTAGGCAAAACCGCCCTCACGGACACCCTCAACGCCCAACTCCTCGACCTCCCCAACCAACTGCACCCCACCCCCCACACCACTCCCGTCTGTGTGGATATCCAACACTTAACCAAAATTACCGATGAGGATAAACTCGCCAAAGCCTTGAGTAACCGCATCTTTAAGCAGCTCTTCCCTGGGCAAACCCTGCCGAAAATTAGCGACTGTTGCGACCTGGAAACGGAACTCATCAACGCCCAACCCCGCCCCCACATTGCCCTAATTCTGCACAACGGCGACCCCCAAGAGTCCCTCCTGCATCTGTGCCAGTTCCTCGCTCCCACCGTCTCCATTGCCTGCATTACCCATACTCCCCTCGATGCTCCCCTGCGCGGCTTCCCCCCAGATCAGGAGAACTTGGTCTCGGCGCTGCAATCTTGGCTGGAATCAATTAAAAATTAA
- a CDS encoding GNAT family N-acetyltransferase: MEYQLKQLGPNDLELMHSLLDCFAEEFNQREFYQSNRPDNLYMRDVLSSDTFIAVVACVGNKVIGGLTAYELKKIEQKRSEIHLYELAVAEPYRRKGIATSLIEKVKLIGQSRGAWLVFVQAEYVDKPAVNLYTKLGRKQEILHFDLPLEK, from the coding sequence ATGGAATACCAACTTAAGCAACTCGGCCCCAATGACCTGGAACTGATGCATAGTCTTCTCGATTGCTTTGCAGAAGAATTTAACCAAAGAGAATTCTATCAGAGCAATAGGCCAGATAATCTGTATATGCGGGATGTATTAAGCAGCGATACATTCATTGCTGTAGTTGCCTGTGTTGGCAACAAAGTAATCGGAGGTTTAACGGCTTATGAATTAAAAAAAATCGAACAAAAACGGAGTGAAATACATCTCTATGAATTAGCGGTTGCTGAACCCTATCGCAGAAAGGGTATCGCTACATCACTCATAGAGAAAGTGAAGTTAATTGGTCAATCTCGTGGAGCTTGGCTGGTTTTCGTGCAAGCCGAGTATGTAGATAAACCGGCTGTCAATCTCTATACAAAACTTGGAAGGAAACAAGAAATTTTGCATTTTGATTTGCCCTTAGAAAAGTAG
- a CDS encoding WYL domain-containing protein, giving the protein MSRKGQSITLSVSERDKAHLEQLAEEFGMTWGEKPNISKLITAIARKQLSIAPNNDWLPERIELLNRVRNLLVDYGKLPEAKEIAKILGDRGELSIPLRQEIETFLNTPIPPWRQQIETFIHRQQPFRLSYRDAADRLFHYTVLYARIIPIEKREYLLCRCQETEGNHDIKELCHNWSLLLERIQEAAVVSVNQKWQSDLEYITVELRLSGGLAFGYRSKPGDRSVGNLEGDPPTRQVIRQIYSSFWFMRDIRPYGKNCEIIAPQNLRDRYIEELKAQCQQYDIAIAETDR; this is encoded by the coding sequence ATGAGTCGTAAAGGACAATCGATCACCCTATCCGTATCCGAACGAGACAAAGCCCATTTAGAGCAACTGGCTGAAGAATTCGGCATGACATGGGGAGAAAAGCCGAATATCTCCAAATTAATTACGGCGATCGCCCGCAAACAGCTCTCTATCGCTCCCAACAACGACTGGTTACCGGAGCGGATCGAACTGCTCAACCGGGTGAGAAATCTACTGGTTGATTACGGAAAACTGCCAGAAGCCAAAGAAATCGCCAAAATATTAGGCGATCGCGGCGAACTCTCCATCCCCCTCAGACAAGAAATCGAAACCTTTCTCAATACACCGATTCCCCCATGGAGGCAACAAATTGAAACCTTCATCCACCGTCAACAACCCTTTCGTCTCTCCTACCGAGATGCCGCCGATCGCCTGTTTCATTACACAGTTCTTTATGCTCGCATTATCCCCATTGAAAAACGAGAATATCTGCTCTGTCGTTGCCAAGAAACTGAAGGGAATCACGATATCAAAGAACTCTGCCACAATTGGAGCCTACTGCTAGAGCGCATCCAAGAAGCAGCCGTTGTTTCTGTCAATCAAAAATGGCAATCCGACTTAGAATACATCACCGTAGAATTGCGCCTATCTGGAGGATTAGCCTTTGGATACCGCAGCAAACCCGGCGATCGCTCCGTTGGCAACCTCGAAGGCGATCCACCTACTCGACAAGTAATACGGCAAATCTATAGTAGCTTCTGGTTCATGCGCGATATTCGCCCCTATGGGAAAAACTGTGAGATTATTGCACCGCAGAATCTGCGCGATCGCTATATTGAAGAACTGAAAGCGCAATGTCAGCAATATGACATCGCTATTGCTGAAACTGATAGGTGA
- the cas3 gene encoding type I-D CRISPR-associated helicase Cas3' has protein sequence MNEYSITLKSVYSCPATESSDKIKLPENWRLSWHQLETWKALQNPDINVVFNTAMTGDGKSLAAYLSSLQSKEYCIALYPTNELARDQEKQVQDYIATFQPRNDPRVVRLSGADLEIYAEEEGLKKAGAIATRIGQSDIILTNPDIFHYLHRGAYLTPKDSPDQLWQRLDKNFDLFIFDEFHVFAAPQIASVINTLLLIRCTNRRKKFLFLSATPNKELKERLEQAEFRCCEINPIAENKYQFPDTPEQAQALSGEGWRRVTGEILLNFIPLESSGNSSETWLKENRELILRQFQDKPGSKGAIILNSIAAVKRLTPFFKTLLSPYGFEVGENTGLSGKEVKSQSLSADLVIGTSTIDVGVDFKINFLFFEAADGGNFIQRLGRLGRHEGYDKDGNSIRFDGFTAYALVPQFLVERLFSGETAPLETGMCCDRPFFHQQITDNYRQINDFRGYYARWGAVQSMVLCSKLKHKTIRSVYKDSAEVFETTAERIFKARLKTMFGVSKRWEKEWQELSGNTTGNPILEDAASFRGSSSLQYGLYDLTEAHEADRFKTYELPGILANLEVEVMTEKAFMYLLRETGDRLNTVIPKGQFRHCLGFMKLHAYREERLNWRFTYPGDLQPVADAWKVQVLVGLEVWQPENPWIDGINQRLKRQGLVSYVLRFPVGEVRSRLRLPMHFQIYPISDANSLLDPSAPYSIAFGQSALLIDTLAYTLKSKGDELWIA, from the coding sequence ATGAATGAGTATTCCATTACCCTAAAATCCGTTTATTCTTGTCCCGCAACGGAATCAAGCGACAAGATTAAACTACCGGAAAATTGGCGATTATCTTGGCATCAGTTGGAGACGTGGAAAGCCCTACAAAATCCCGATATTAATGTGGTGTTTAATACGGCAATGACGGGAGATGGTAAGAGTTTAGCCGCCTATTTATCCAGTTTGCAAAGTAAAGAATATTGTATCGCCCTTTACCCGACTAATGAATTAGCACGAGATCAAGAGAAGCAGGTTCAAGACTATATCGCCACGTTCCAACCGCGCAACGATCCGCGTGTGGTACGGTTGAGCGGGGCAGATTTGGAGATTTATGCTGAAGAAGAGGGTTTGAAGAAAGCTGGGGCGATCGCCACCCGCATCGGGCAATCTGATATTATTTTAACCAACCCAGATATCTTTCACTATCTCCATCGAGGCGCATATCTCACCCCAAAAGATAGTCCCGATCAATTATGGCAAAGACTCGATAAAAACTTTGACTTATTTATCTTTGATGAATTCCATGTCTTTGCCGCTCCCCAAATTGCCAGCGTCATTAATACCTTACTTTTAATTCGTTGTACGAATCGTCGCAAAAAGTTTTTATTTCTTTCAGCCACACCCAATAAAGAACTGAAAGAGCGTTTAGAACAGGCTGAATTTCGCTGTTGTGAAATCAATCCGATCGCCGAGAACAAGTATCAATTTCCCGATACTCCAGAGCAAGCCCAAGCTCTATCAGGAGAAGGATGGCGCAGAGTTACGGGAGAAATATTGCTGAACTTTATCCCGTTGGAATCATCGGGCAATTCTTCAGAAACTTGGTTAAAAGAGAATAGGGAGTTAATTCTACGGCAATTTCAAGATAAACCAGGATCTAAAGGGGCGATTATCCTCAATTCCATTGCCGCAGTTAAGCGACTGACTCCATTTTTCAAAACCTTACTCTCTCCCTATGGCTTCGAGGTGGGCGAAAATACGGGATTATCGGGAAAAGAAGTGAAATCTCAGTCTCTCTCGGCGGATCTGGTGATTGGAACCAGTACCATTGATGTGGGGGTTGACTTTAAGATTAATTTCCTATTCTTTGAAGCCGCAGATGGGGGTAATTTTATCCAGCGCTTGGGACGTTTGGGACGGCATGAAGGTTATGACAAAGATGGAAACTCTATCCGGTTTGATGGCTTTACGGCTTATGCTTTGGTTCCCCAGTTTCTGGTAGAACGACTGTTTAGTGGAGAAACTGCACCGCTAGAAACTGGAATGTGTTGCGATCGCCCCTTTTTCCACCAGCAGATTACTGACAACTATCGCCAAATCAATGACTTTCGCGGTTACTATGCTCGGTGGGGTGCGGTGCAGTCGATGGTTTTGTGCAGCAAATTGAAGCATAAGACGATTCGATCGGTTTACAAGGATAGTGCGGAAGTGTTTGAAACGACAGCCGAAAGGATTTTTAAGGCACGACTGAAAACCATGTTTGGTGTGAGCAAACGATGGGAAAAAGAATGGCAAGAGTTATCCGGCAATACAACAGGTAATCCGATTTTAGAAGATGCGGCAAGTTTCCGGGGTTCGAGTAGCTTGCAATATGGTTTATACGATCTCACAGAAGCTCATGAGGCAGATCGGTTCAAAACCTATGAGTTACCGGGTATTTTGGCAAACTTGGAGGTGGAGGTGATGACGGAGAAGGCGTTTATGTATTTGCTTCGGGAAACGGGCGATCGCCTCAATACCGTGATTCCCAAAGGACAATTTCGCCATTGCTTGGGATTTATGAAACTGCACGCTTATCGAGAAGAGCGCCTTAATTGGCGGTTTACTTATCCCGGAGATCTGCAACCCGTGGCAGATGCATGGAAGGTTCAGGTATTGGTGGGTTTGGAAGTTTGGCAACCCGAAAATCCTTGGATCGATGGCATTAATCAGCGTCTGAAGCGTCAGGGGTTGGTGAGTTATGTGTTGCGGTTTCCAGTGGGTGAAGTGCGATCGCGTCTACGTTTGCCGATGCACTTCCAGATTTACCCCATCAGCGATGCCAATAGTCTGCTCGATCCTAGCGCACCTTATTCTATTGCCTTCGGACAATCGGCACTCCTGATTGATACTCTCGCGTACACCTTAAAGAGCAAAGGAGATGAACTATGGATAGCTTAG
- the mntA gene encoding type VII toxin-antitoxin system MntA family adenylyltransferase antitoxin, with product MDAEIQSSLQSLHESSQQILAKMPYLKMLVLFGSRARGDNQENSDWDFAVLYDEELREPILKQNAWRWLEAFHILGEIFGLNDDNMDIVELNHCSRLIAHYVARDGKVIYEQTPGEFENFQRNYLMSDTELKQMRRDLRQKLERSLQRKGV from the coding sequence ATGGATGCAGAAATACAAAGTTCTCTCCAAAGTCTTCATGAAAGTTCCCAACAAATACTAGCTAAAATGCCCTATCTTAAAATGCTGGTTTTGTTTGGTTCTCGCGCTAGGGGAGACAATCAAGAAAATAGTGATTGGGATTTTGCCGTACTCTATGATGAAGAACTCAGAGAACCCATCCTAAAACAAAATGCCTGGAGATGGTTAGAAGCCTTTCACATTCTCGGAGAAATCTTTGGATTAAATGACGATAATATGGATATTGTCGAACTCAATCACTGTTCTCGCTTAATTGCTCATTATGTGGCACGAGATGGAAAAGTCATCTATGAGCAAACACCAGGAGAGTTTGAAAACTTCCAGCGTAATTATCTGATGAGTGATACAGAATTAAAACAAATGCGTCGTGATCTTCGGCAAAAACTAGAACGTTCTTTACAGAGGAAAGGAGTATGA
- the hepT gene encoding type VII toxin-antitoxin system HepT family RNase toxin, translating into MTEVDPNIVLRKLDFLDDYLNRLEPFCAISFTDYLADSNTQLIVERLLQLSFQVAIDVNRYLLKTLNIPQPEKNFDTFEEMSRCGILTPELAKILAPSGSLRNRLVHMYDEIDPVKIHECIQLALQEYPKYQRQLIQYLDTLEDDHG; encoded by the coding sequence ATGACTGAAGTCGATCCTAATATTGTTTTAAGGAAGCTGGATTTTCTGGATGATTACCTTAATCGACTAGAGCCTTTTTGTGCCATCTCGTTCACAGACTATCTTGCTGATTCCAATACTCAATTAATTGTTGAGCGATTATTACAGCTTTCCTTTCAAGTCGCGATCGATGTTAATCGCTATTTGTTGAAGACTCTCAATATACCCCAACCAGAGAAGAATTTTGATACATTTGAGGAAATGAGTCGCTGCGGTATTCTTACTCCAGAATTGGCGAAAATATTAGCACCATCCGGTAGCTTAAGAAATCGATTAGTCCATATGTACGATGAAATCGATCCGGTAAAAATCCACGAGTGTATTCAACTCGCTCTACAGGAATATCCCAAGTATCAAAGACAACTGATCCAATATTTAGATACCCTAGAGGACGATCATGGCTAA